The Microcystis panniformis FACHB-1757 region TAAAAGGGAAAGTTACCGTTAAAAAAGCACAATGGAAGAAATCTCTTCCCGCTTCTGTCGGACTTACCCTCAGTTTTGATGATAAGTTAGAAGTGGCAGCTAACGCTTCCGTTAAGGTTTATTGTAGTAATCTCAAGCAGTGGATGGTTAAACCGGGAAAGTATATTGTTTCTAATGGCTGTCCTCGGGGAAATCCTGTGATTCGACTTCTCAATAGTAATCATGATACCCTCAGTAGTAATGATACCCTCTATACTTTTGACCCCCGTCCCGCAGGACCTACCCCCCGTCCCGCAGGACAAACAGAAGAAGTCTTAGCAAAATTACCTTATCTAATTACTCCTCGTCAAACGAATATTCTCACCAATCGTCCTCCCCTGCGGTGGAATGCTGTTCCGGGTGCAACTAATTATACTATCAAAATAGATGGGGTTAATTGGGAAACGCAGACAAATAAAACTGAGATAGTCTATCCTGGTGAACCTCCTCTGGAAGCAGGAAGGCGATATCGAGTAACCATAGAAGCTGATAATGGTGCGTCTTCTAGACGTGATGATGAAAACGTCGGGTTTACAGTATTAGATGAACAGACGAAGAAAACGGTTTTAGATGCTGTTAAAGCTGTTCAACAGCAGCAATTATCCCCAGAGGAAGCAGGGTTAGTTTTAGCGCATCTCTATCGAGGTTATGGGTTGTATGGGGATGCGGTTGAGGTATTGGAAGGATTAGTTAAGCAAAATAGTCAGGTTGCTACGGTTTATCAACTGTTAGGGGATACTTACCTTAAGATAGGGTTGCCTCAGTTGGCAAAAAAACCTTATGATAAGGCGTTAAAACTGGCAACAAATACGCAGAATTTGTCAGTGCAAGCGGAGATACAAGCGGGTTTAGGAATAGCTTATCGTCTCTTGGGAAATAAGGATGAGGCGATACAGTGGTTAACTAAGGCGAAGGGGACTTATAATCAGTTAGGAGATACTTCGCAGGTTCAGGAATTGGATAAAACAATTAATGAAATTTTAAAGAGGGAGTAAGGATGGAAGTTATAGCACTCCCGTAGGGGCGAAGCATTCGGGCAATAACCTATCGCTGAAACCGTAGATTTCTTATCCGAATGCTTCGCCCCTACAACTTATTTGAAATTACTATAAATTATGGATAATGGCTACTACTTTTGTACGGAGGTAATTACACAATGGATAAAGATAAACTCATAAAATATCGTCAAGCAGTGCAAAATTTGTTAAGTCGCTATGTAGCAGAAGATGTTACCAGTGAAGACGTAG contains the following coding sequences:
- a CDS encoding tetratricopeptide repeat protein translates to MNKFLKLFTPISLILITVGFPAATFSNTVGVNTIFHVKGKVTVKKAQWKKSLPASVGLTLSFDDKLEVAANASVKVYCSNLKQWMVKPGKYIVSNGCPRGNPVIRLLNSNHDTLSSNDTLYTFDPRPAGPTPRPAGQTEEVLAKLPYLITPRQTNILTNRPPLRWNAVPGATNYTIKIDGVNWETQTNKTEIVYPGEPPLEAGRRYRVTIEADNGASSRRDDENVGFTVLDEQTKKTVLDAVKAVQQQQLSPEEAGLVLAHLYRGYGLYGDAVEVLEGLVKQNSQVATVYQLLGDTYLKIGLPQLAKKPYDKALKLATNTQNLSVQAEIQAGLGIAYRLLGNKDEAIQWLTKAKGTYNQLGDTSQVQELDKTINEILKRE